From one Trifolium pratense cultivar HEN17-A07 linkage group LG1, ARS_RC_1.1, whole genome shotgun sequence genomic stretch:
- the LOC123902780 gene encoding protein unc-50 homolog, with the protein MLPTVSKGRSSSSSSSSSSRPNSTLLPYLRRIIKWQQMDIEYTFWQMLHLCTSPKVVYQHTKYHKQTKNQWARDDPAFVVICSLLLAVATLAYCAAYDHSSGHALFVVFSVLVFHFLLTGIFLATFCWFLTNSYLREEAPNSYVVEQRVEWMYAFDVHCNSFFPMFVLLYVIHYFLSPLLVAHGFIPELLSNLLFMVGASYYHYLNFLGYDVLPFLERTTFFLYPIGVVIVLSPILILSGFNPSRYFMNIYFSRQI; encoded by the exons ATGTTACCAACAGTTTCCAAAGGTcgttcttcttcctcttcatcttcatcatcctcTCGACCTAATTCCACTCTTCTTCCTTACCTCCGCAGAATTATCAAG TGGCAACAAATGGATATTGAATACACTTTTTGGCAAATGCTTCATCTATGTACATCACCAAAAGTTGT CTATCAGCACACAAAGTATCACAAGC AAACCAAGAATCAATGGGCACGTGATGACCCTGCATTTGTTGTGATCTGCAGCCTTCTTTTGGCTGTTGCAACTTTGGCGTATTGTGCAGC GTATGACCATAGTTCTGGCCATGCACTTTTTGTTGTCTTCTCAGTGTTGGTTTTCCATTTTCTATTGACTGGCATATTTCTGGCAACTTTTTGTTG GTTCCTAACTAATTCTTATCTTCGAGAAGAGGCTCCAAACAGTTATGTGGTTGAACAACGTGTTGAATG GATGTATGCATTTGATGTGCACTGCAACTCTTTCTTCCCAATGTTTGTTTTGCTATATG TGATCCATTATTTTCTGTCTCCTCTATTGGTGGCTCATGGTTTCATTCCAGAGTTGCTATCAAATCTATTATTCATGGTGGGAGCTTCATACTACCATTATCTAAATTTCTTAGGTTATGACG TTCTGCCCTTTTTGGAGAGGACCACCTTTTTCTTGTATCCAATCGGTGTAGTAATTGTCCTTTCTCCCATTT TGATTTTGAGTGGCTTCAATCCTTCTAGATACTTTATGAACATATACTTCAGCCGACAAATATGA
- the LOC123902781 gene encoding probable cinnamyl alcohol dehydrogenase: MGSLEVAERTTVGLAAKDPSGILTPYKYTLRNTGPDDVYIKIHYCGICHSDLHQIKNDLGMSNYPMVPGHEVVGEVLEVGSNVSKFSVGEIVGVGLLVGCCKSCRACDSDIEQYCNKKIWSYNDVYADGKVTQGGFAETTVVEQKFVVKIPEGLEPVQVAPLLCAGVTVYSPLAHFGLKQSGLRGGILGLGGVGHMGVKVAKAFGHHVTVISSSDKKKKEALEDLGADNYLVSSDTVGMQEAADSLDYIIDTVPVGHPLEPYLALLKTDGKLILMGVINTPLQFVTPMVMLGRKTITGSFVGSVKETEEMLEFWKEKGLTSMIEIVTMDYINKAFERLEKNDVRYRFVVDVKGSKIEE, translated from the exons ATGGGTAGTCTTGAAGTTGCTGAAAGAACAACAGTTGGATTGGCTGCAAAAGATCCTTCTGGAATTCTCACTCCGTACAAATACACCCTTAG AAACACAGGACCGGATGATGTTTACATCAAAATTCATTACTGTGGTATTTGTCATTCTGATCTTCATCAAATCAAAAATGATCTTGGCATGTCCAATTATCCCATGGTGCCTGG GCATGAAGTGGTTGGTGAGGTACTAGAGGTGGGATCAAATGTTAGCAAGTTCAGTGTGGGAGAAATTGTGGGAGTTGGACTTCTGGTTGGTTGCTGCAAAAGTTGTAGGGCTTGTGATTCTGATATTGAGCAATACTGTAACAAGAAGATCTGGTCTTACAATGATGTTTATGCCGATGGAAAAGTCACTCAGGGTGGATTTGCTGAAACTACTGTCGTTGAACAGAA GTTTGTTGTGAAAATACCAGAGGGATTGGAACCAGTGCAAGTTGCACCATTGTTATGTGCAGGTGTGACAGTATACAGTCCACTTGCACATTTTGGGCTGAAACAAAGTGGGCTTAGAGGTGGAATTTTGGGCCTTGGTGGTGTAGGACACATGGGGGTGAAAGTAGCAAAGGCATTTGGTCACCATGTCACTGTGATAAGTTCTTCtgataagaagaagaaagaagcaCTTGAGGATCTTGGAGCTGACAATTATCTTGTTAGCTCAGATACTGTTGGGATGCAAGAAGCTGCTGATTCACTTGATTATATCATTGATACTGTTCCTGTTGGTCACCCTCTTGAGCCTTATCTTGCATTACTCAAAACTGATGGAAAATTGATCTTGATGGGTGTTATTAACACCCCTCTTCAATTTGTTACCCCTATGGTCATGCTTG GGAGGAAAACAATTACTGGAAGCTTTGTTGGGAGTGTGAAGGAGACGGAAGAGATGTTGGAGTTTTGGAAAGAGAAGGGTCTAACCTCGATGATTGAAATAGTGACTATGGATTACATTAACAAAGCTTTTGAAAGATTGGAGAAGAATGATGTGAGGTATAGGTTCGTTGTGGATGTCAAAGGAAGTAAAATTGAGGAGTGA